Within Trichocoleus sp., the genomic segment AAGCGTAAAGGCATGAACGCCGTGCCCGATCGAGTAGACCAGCATGGTGCTAGGACCGTACAAAATGTATCCAGCCGCAATTTGCTTATGTCCGTCCTGGAGCAGGTCTTGGGCAGAACCGTCTGAGTCATTGCCCTCTTGCCGTCGGATCGAGAAGATGGAACCAACGTTCAGGTTAATATCTACGTTTGAGGAACCGTCGATCGGGTCGTAGAGCAGGGTGTAGCGTCCGATCGGGCAGTTTTCAGGAATGTAATAAGGCTCTTCCATCTCCTCAGATGCCAGACGACAAACTAGCCCACTTTGCTCAAACACAGAAATAAAGACCTGATTGGCAAACACGTCCATCTTTTTGACGGATTCGCCCTGAACGTTCGTGCGTCCGGTAAATCCAAGCGCATCTTCCACCAGTCCGGCACGGGTCAAGCGACGGGCAATGAGTTTACCTGCAAGCGCAATTCGGCTCATTAAGGCACTGAGATCTTGTGCCTCTGCCGAAAAACTTTGTAGCTGTTGCAGAACATGACGAGAAAGTGTAGTGCAATCTCGATCAAGAACATATTGACGCTCTAGGTCTAAGGGTTGCTCGATGTCAGGCATTATCTTTACCTTTTGAAGGAATTTTTATGACAAATTCAGCTTACACAGTGGAGTTCTTTCACTATGAACAGATTGGGCAGCCCTTTATCTTCTATCTTAAGAAGGCATTTTCAGAACGGGGCTTAACTTTAGATGAACTATAGAAATGAATTAGAAATGAACGCCAAGAAACTGTGACTAAATGTGAATCTCCATGTGAATCGACTGTAGGGAATTTTGAAGAACCATGCAGAAGCGATCGTCTTTCACCCTGAGGGGAGATAATAAATAGCGTGAAATGTCTCAGGTGTAGAGACTGCTCCTTGGCTCAAACTTGAAGCAACCTCACCTCAACCAATACCAACGGCTTGGGTGAATTTCAATGAATTGACCCTTTGCAAGTAAGCAGTCGAATCTTGTCAAAGTGGAGGTTTGGCATCCGACAAAAGGCTTAAATCTTAATCCCGTCTAAAGCTTTAAGAAATCTTGCTTAAATCTATTGACTGGAATGCTCAGGTCAATTGTCTGAAGCCACCTATCTCATCACCCATTCAAGTCTTCTCTTCGTTAAGATTGCTGGGTTTATGAAGCTGGAACATGCTGTTAACAATTGTTGACTAATTCTCAAAGATGAAAGGTTAAATTCCAGCTTGTGATACCTTCTTGCCGCAATTCGTCGGTCTTACCGATCTGAGTTTGCTGCACCCAGTCGCATCTCATTCTTCATCTCTGCAACCAGGAAAGCATTATGGGAGAACACAAGCGGATTGGCATTTTAACCAGTGGCGGCGACTGCGCCGGATTAAACGCTGTCATTCGAGCCGTCGTGCATCGGGCAGTTGGAACTTACGACTGGGAAGTTTTGGGGATTTGTCGCGCCACTCAGGGGCTAATGCAGCGTCCCCCTGATGTTTGTCGGCTAGATATTCCTGAAGCAGATGCCCTCTTAACAGCAGGCGGTACATTCCTGGGAACTACAAATCGTGGCGATCCCTTCGCTTTCCCAATGTCCGATGGAACCTTGCAAGATCGATCGCAGGAAATTACGGAAGCTTATCATCTGCTTGGTTTGGATGCCATCATCGGCATCGGGGGCGACGGAAGTATGGCGATCCTCCGTAGACTGGCACAGCAGGGCGGTTGGAATCTGGTTGGCATTCCCAAAACGATCGACAATGACATGGGCATTACTGAACGATCGATCGGCTTTGATACGGCAGTGAACATTGCCACAGAATCGCTCGACAGACTCCACTTTACGGCTGCCAGCCACTCGCGCGTCATGATTCTCGAAGTCATGGGACGAGATGCCGGGCATATCGCCATCAGTGCCGGAATTGCAGGCGGAGCCGATGTCATCCTGATCCCTGAAATTCCTTACAGTTTGGAGAAAATCTGTGAAAAGCTGCAAGAACGTCAGACACGCGGACAAAATTTTAGTCTGATCATCGTTGCAGAATCTGTCCGTACCGAAAAGGGTGAAGCCGTTACGAAACAAGAATGCCTGGAACAAGTTCGCTGGGGCGGCATTGGACAATACCTTGCCGATCGGATTGCTGCCTGTAGCGGCGCAGAAACCCGTGTCACTGTTTTAGGACATATTCAAAGAGGGGGCA encodes:
- the fbp gene encoding class 1 fructose-bisphosphatase, encoding MPDIEQPLDLERQYVLDRDCTTLSRHVLQQLQSFSAEAQDLSALMSRIALAGKLIARRLTRAGLVEDALGFTGRTNVQGESVKKMDVFANQVFISVFEQSGLVCRLASEEMEEPYYIPENCPIGRYTLLYDPIDGSSNVDINLNVGSIFSIRRQEGNDSDGSAQDLLQDGHKQIAAGYILYGPSTMLVYSIGHGVHAFTLDPSLGEFILSSENIQIPSHGPVYSVNEGNFWQWEESIRDYTRYVHRHEGYTARYSGALVGDIHRILFQGGVFLYPGTVKKPEGKLRLLYESAPLAFLIEQAGGKASTGTQPILDVIPDRLHARTPLVIGSTEDVTLVESFVEEHNRELREQQILTSKG
- a CDS encoding ATP-dependent 6-phosphofructokinase; protein product: MGEHKRIGILTSGGDCAGLNAVIRAVVHRAVGTYDWEVLGICRATQGLMQRPPDVCRLDIPEADALLTAGGTFLGTTNRGDPFAFPMSDGTLQDRSQEITEAYHLLGLDAIIGIGGDGSMAILRRLAQQGGWNLVGIPKTIDNDMGITERSIGFDTAVNIATESLDRLHFTAASHSRVMILEVMGRDAGHIAISAGIAGGADVILIPEIPYSLEKICEKLQERQTRGQNFSLIIVAESVRTEKGEAVTKQECLEQVRWGGIGQYLADRIAACSGAETRVTVLGHIQRGGTPSPLDRLLASAFGVAAVDLIAENKFDQMVTWQNRQIVSVPIEAAIAEYSTVDPNGTLVRTARGLGICLGS